A segment of the Cyprinus carpio isolate SPL01 unplaced genomic scaffold, ASM1834038v1 S000006485, whole genome shotgun sequence genome:
GATGATAACTGAGAGGAGAATTTATTTAACTCGTATCAGCTAAAGCTAACAGATCATCCACAATCCCTCTCCAAACACGTTCAGATTCCCCTGACATTTTGCGTCGCTTGAATCCATCTTCTAAATCTACTCTTGCTTTAATGACATAAAGCTCTTCTCACTGTCCAATGACAGTGTGTGTTACATTTACACGCAAGAGAGTGGTTGGCTCTTCAAATCGAGGCGAAAGTTGATTGGTTGCTCCCACATGTGTACTgtccaatggcattttttttttaactcaattgACAAATGGATAAAGAAAAGCATTTGGCAAAAGGACAAAGAAAAGTAATTGGCAAATATAGAGAGAAAAGCAAttgccaaatgcatttttaaaaagctatttaaaaggagaattttaaaaagacttattaatgtacttttttattgttttattaatcctCGTTTTAAATCATGAATTCAATAAACAGTTTgaaatgtctatatatttatactttaaaaaatatatattttttaatttattgttttgttttttattaaactataattaaaaacacaaatgaaataaacatctttaaatatgtCTCATAATTTGtcaatttaaaaagtgatttatttatttacattttttatgtttgaattattaaatcaataaattgatttttcattatatatttaagtgGCACTCTCGGTCCTCCATAACCGAAACAGTTATTGAGTAAATGGACAGCCAAAACGCATAAACTTTctcatttttagttgaaaatagtGTAAATAGATTAATGTAGATGTAACCTTAAGAAATGAAGATGCAATAAAATTGTGTAATCGATATTGTCAAACCAGCCTTATCTATGATTACTGATCATGTCTTTTTTCCTTTTGACACTCATGTTTATTCATGCAATATTACAGCTTTAATCTCCGAATTTTAAAGGCTTTGTTCTCATGAAATTATGAACATGGCCCTATACTCTCAAGCAGTCTAAAAAACAATGTCATATTTGAGTTAGTGTGGATGTGTTTCAGATCATTTGGTGCACACTCATAACCAGATTAGAAGAGTTGATATACTTACCACTGACAGTAAGAATGAATCTCATGTGTTTGGTTTTTCTGCTGTTGCTGATTATGTTTAGTTTATGGAGTCCTGAGTGAATGGTTATGACATTGCTGATAGTGAGATCTCCAGTTATATTATCCAGCATCAGTTTACTcctgaatctcccatcagcacCCTCAGATAAAGATGTTCTTCTGGTCTCTCCATTGATTTGAGCAATGCAATTGTCTTTAGCTTCATAGCACCACTCTATCATATCATTAGCATTTATTTCAGTAAGACCAGTGCGTAGAGTTggagaatctccctccatcactgtctCTTCCTTCTCTTCGCCTGccacagcttcacacaaagacagAGAACAGAAATGTGTTCATTAGCGTCAAAGTCCCTTTCAGGCAAGTCAATTTAGtctttatttcagctatttcagTTGTGCAAGTGTAGCTTTTAACTCTTTGAATGAGGTAACATCAACTTCTCCAAAGCTGTTTACCAAGCTTATgattaaatgtcatatttgaaatcacccaatgaaatctgacatcaactgtctcattttttttattttttaataaacactggAATCATTTAAAACACTGCATTTGATGACTTTATCAGTCAGCGATTGGCtcatgtatttgaaatgcagGAGTAGAAGGCAAGTAGCTTCTCAAACTACAGTTTTCAGAGAACTGAACTCTAAATGGACAAATGagtgaatcaaaataaataaatgcatttctaccAAGTTAGGAGATGGAAATCCTGTCTAAAGTATATAATACTTACCCATTTGCTTTGTTAATTTAGAGATCTTGTGGCGATAGTAAATGAGAGCCAAAGCTGCAGCCACAAGCagcaaaactgaaactaaaacaacaaaaacacaactccTGCTGCAGCACCTGAAGAAAGACCTGGATCTTGGACAGCTATAATGAGAGACAGTCAAGGTGTCAGTCAGTCAAATGACTTCAAATATATGCTAGCAAAACCGTATGCTCTTTCAGTTCCTCACCATTGACTGAAAGAAGGAATCGCTGTGGCGCTCTCACGGCCTCTGATCTGCAGCTCATAAAGTCCAGCGTGTTCACTTCTGCTCTTCTTGATAGTCAGAGAGCCGTTCTGATTCAGCTGCAGAAGACCTCTGAACCTATCATCAGCATCGTTTAATGAGACGTCACTAGATTCAGTATCGATTCTAGCGAGGAGGATTCCTTGATCTCCAAACCTCCAGAGCATCAGAGCATCTTTGTGAATTTCAGCATCAATGCATAGAGTGACAGGATCTCCCTCCGACACAGACACTGACTTCACTCCATCCGTCTCATCAGCCACGCCTGCAAAACAAGCAGAACGCCAACTAACTGTGTGCTGCAAATTCTGGAAACCCTCACtcaataaatgcaaatgtgtgGTCTGAAATCATGAAACCTGAATAACCATAACAACTAAACCAGGATAAAtatgaatactgaaaaaataatttaaggtttagaatgacaaaattattaacaaaCTGTTCTAAACTCTGATCATTAGCTGCTTTTGCACTGCCAGGCTGAACAAACAAACTTGCATATGCGAGAAACgacataattgtgagatataaacacacaattgcatgaaaaaagtcagagttacgagatataaacttgcaatattgagaaaaaaaagtcaaatatagtgagatataaacacaaatgcaagaaaaaaactcacaaatatgagcaaaaaagtcagaattttgagataaaacgtGTAATTGTTTagaaaacagtcagaattgtgagcttaTGTCCACCAATTCTGAGGGAAATAGTCAGAGTTGTGAAAATATAAACTCTCAATTGTGagacaaaactcaaaaaaacaaataaactcgCAGCTTGGCTCTGGGACTGTCACGGGAATGGAAGGGTTAAGCAATGGGAACGGTTTGGCCCAACGGTGGAAGAGCAGCTGATGTTACACAGAAAGACTTCAGATACTCACTAATGACAGCAACACTAAATGTCTTTTGTCTTGATCTTTTCTCTAGAGATGGTGAGTTTATATTGTCCCGAGTGTCTGATTCTGGTGTTTTGTGATGGAGAGAGATCCAGACTTTTGATCCACCTGCAATCTGCCACTGAATCTAATCATCATCAGCGACAAAAAATGAAGTCGAGTCTTGCTTTTTCTCTTTAATTTGAGATATGAGAGAGTCTTTGGGTCCGAACATCCACAGTATGGTGTCGTCGTTGAGTAGATCAGAAAGGTTAGTGTGTAgggtgacagaatctccctccatcactgtcaCAGACACTGACTTCACTCCATCCGTCTCATTAGCCACGCCTGCAAAACAAGCAGAACGCCAACTAACTGTGTGCTGCAAATTCTGGAAACCCTCACTCAAATGCAAACATGTGGTCTGAAATCATGAAACCTGAATAACCATAACAACTAAACCAGgataaatatgaatattgagaAATAATTTGTGGTTTAGAATGACTAAATTATTAACAAACTGATCTAAAAAACTCTGATCATTAGCTGCTTTTCCACCGTCAGGCTGAACAAACAAACTTGCATATGCGGGAAACgacataattgtgagatataaactcgcaattgcacaaaaaaagtcaGTTACGAGAAATAAACTCACAACTGTGAGAAGGactgcaaaatataaattctcattgcaaaaaaaaaaaaatagagagatataaactcacaaatatcagaaaaaaaaaaaaaaatgtgtaattgtgaaaaaaaaaaagtcagaattgtgagcttaTATCCACCAATTCTGAGATAAAAGtcagagtttgaaaaaaaaaaaattaattgcaattgGATCTCGGATTGGCACGGAATGGAAAGAATGGAAAGACTTCAGATACTCACTAATGACAGTGACATTAAATGTCTTCTTTGTCTTGATCTTTTCTCTAGAGATGGTGAGTTTATATTGTCCCGAGTGTCtgattctggtgtttgtgatggagaGAGATCCAGACTTTTGATCCACCTGCAATCTGCCACTGAATCTAACATCATCAGCGACAAAAAAATGAAGTCGAGTCTTGCTTTCTCCTTATTTCAGATATGAGAGAGCCTTTGGGTCCGAACATCCACAGTATGGTGTCGTCGTTGAGTAGTTCAGAAAGGTTAGTGTGTAgggtgacagaatctccctccatcactgtcaCAGACTCAGATTCATCCGTCTCTGAACCAGACACAactgcaaaaacaaacagaaccGTTTACTGACTTCAGCAACACATTCACCTGAAATCACTGTGTGAGCTGCTGAAAGACAAACAGATGTGGAATTACTCTTCAGATTGTTGATTT
Coding sequences within it:
- the LOC122143699 gene encoding uncharacterized protein LOC122143699 translates to MLWRFGDQGILLARIDTESSDVSLNDADDRFRGLLQLNQNGSLTIKKSRSEHAGLYELQIRGRESATAIPSFSQCCPRSRSFFRCCSRSCVFVVLVSVLLLVAAALALIYYRHKISKLTKQMAVAGEEKEETVMEGDSPTLRTGLTEINANDMIEWCYEAKDNCIAQINGETRRTSLSEGADGRFRSKLMLDNITGDLTISNVITIHSGLHKLNIISNSRKTKHMRFILTVSVKSVSVKEGASVLLQTAAEIQMEDLILWTFGAQNSLVVKSDSGKTSTGKQFIDRLDLNMTTGSLTIRNIRTTDSGHFKLQIINNEQTTIRRFNVTVTDSTSEGASEETTVVTPLLNGEVTDGGNEWQATSPV